In Nostoc sp. GT001, a genomic segment contains:
- a CDS encoding ABC transporter substrate-binding protein codes for MLKLLRYISIFLITVCLLLACNTSAPTEVKRPPLKVAFASFVGELPGIIAQEKGFFKAQGVDVELIHQQYAQLVQANFNAGKYDGITSSLGNFITLSATNPDIQGAIVIDESIGADVVVAQSKIKTVADLKGKKLGANLGGFSEVFVTEMLKTANLTSDDVNLVQLEALEIPQRLKNNTIQAGHTWEPYLSEVMKLGGNILFTSKQTPGLILDLIIFRGETIRDRPEDIRAFVRGWLQASNYWEANVEEGKAIVSKALKIPIDTLSLEGIDLTDLSENQKYFQSSNPNSIYKTANIYADFFIRSGNITRIPEIKSLFNSSFLNPL; via the coding sequence ATGCTTAAACTACTCAGATACATTAGCATTTTTCTCATTACCGTCTGTTTACTACTTGCTTGTAATACTTCAGCACCAACTGAAGTAAAACGCCCTCCATTGAAAGTGGCATTTGCATCTTTTGTTGGAGAGCTTCCAGGCATCATTGCCCAAGAAAAAGGATTCTTCAAAGCCCAAGGGGTAGATGTGGAACTAATTCATCAACAATACGCCCAATTGGTACAAGCAAACTTCAATGCGGGTAAGTATGATGGGATTACATCGTCCTTGGGAAATTTTATAACATTGAGTGCCACAAATCCAGATATACAAGGCGCGATCGTTATAGATGAATCAATAGGAGCAGATGTGGTAGTTGCCCAATCAAAAATTAAAACCGTTGCTGATTTAAAAGGGAAAAAGCTGGGTGCAAATCTAGGTGGTTTTAGCGAAGTTTTCGTGACTGAAATGTTGAAAACTGCCAATTTAACCAGTGATGATGTGAACTTGGTTCAATTAGAGGCTTTAGAAATTCCTCAACGCCTGAAGAATAATACGATTCAAGCCGGACACACTTGGGAACCCTATCTCTCCGAAGTGATGAAATTAGGGGGAAATATCCTATTTACTAGCAAGCAAACCCCTGGGTTGATTTTAGATTTAATTATCTTTCGCGGTGAGACAATCCGCGATCGCCCCGAAGACATTCGGGCATTTGTGCGAGGATGGCTGCAAGCCTCGAACTACTGGGAAGCAAATGTTGAGGAGGGAAAAGCGATCGTCAGCAAAGCGTTAAAAATTCCGATCGATACTCTCTCACTGGAGGGAATAGACCTAACTGATTTAAGTGAAAATCAAAAATATTTTCAATCTAGCAACCCTAACTCCATTTACAAAACTGCGAATATATATGCAGACTTTTTTATTCGTTCTGGAAACATTACACGTATTCCTGAGATAAAAAGTTTGTTCAATTCTTCCTTCTTGAATCCCCTCTAG
- a CDS encoding hybrid sensor histidine kinase/response regulator encodes MQHSFLGGIRTKLIASFLVVALIPLLLLAFVNKQTTEKALTDNARQALSAAANETANRIDAFIDGNLNAVRVEAILPGLARYLSLTPKQRDGSPEMQLATETLIRLSRKDMLNILSYALLDLNGKNVLDTRTLNIGKDESVQDYFKKPLKTGFSFVSSMKRSPTIPDLITLFFSSPVRNAKGDILGILRVSYNATVVQQLVTRQTERAGAKSFAILLDDNNIYLAHSTAPELLFKSIVPLPDDVVTQLQLEGRLPNSSLKELATNESKLQQALDNKQSYLIASLEATGDWVNLIAIARLQYKPWSVLFARPLAVALAPVENQIRNTIFLFAFIAGVVTIIAFVIGQLLTKPIIHLTNIVFQFTAGNLDIRAKNKSKDEIGQLAKSFNNMALQLQTSLETLEQRVQERTAELAIAKEKAEVANQAKSLFIANMSHELRSPLNAVLGFSQLMLRANNLPAEHYENAGIIYHSGDYLLTLINNILDLSKIEAGQTTLNPRDFDLYRLLDDLEDMLHLQASNQGLNLIFQRSKNVPCYICTDELKLRQVLINLIGNAIKFTQKGTVSLTVNNISEEITDILTIDFKVCDTGVGIAAAELPKLFNAFSQAQAGKESQEGTGLGLAISHKFIQLMGGDISVESKLGVGTTFQFYIQAKLGQPSNNNTLEGYPKVLELAPGQSIYKLLIVDDKPINRQLLIKLLQPLGFEMKEAGNGKEAIAIWNEWEPHLIWMDMRMPVMDGYEATKYIKSTTKGNATAIIALTASVLEEEKAIVLSAGCDDFLRKPFAEHTIFDTLAKHLGVKYIFAENNYSNLEYTEKNPLTSNNLICMSQEWINQFHEAALEANTNRVIELIRDIPKTETFLIQSLTKLARQFEFEELVDLAEPLRSNES; translated from the coding sequence ATGCAGCACTCCTTTTTGGGTGGCATCCGTACAAAGTTAATCGCCTCGTTTCTCGTTGTTGCTTTGATTCCGTTGCTGTTATTGGCATTTGTCAACAAACAGACAACTGAAAAAGCACTAACTGACAACGCCCGACAAGCCCTATCTGCGGCGGCTAACGAAACCGCTAACAGAATAGATGCCTTTATTGATGGAAATCTCAATGCCGTGCGCGTAGAGGCGATTTTACCAGGTTTGGCACGCTACCTCAGCCTAACTCCAAAACAGCGAGATGGCAGCCCCGAAATGCAATTGGCGACAGAAACATTAATCCGTCTCAGTCGCAAAGATATGCTCAATATTCTCTCTTATGCTTTGCTCGACTTAAACGGTAAAAATGTATTGGATACACGTACACTAAATATTGGCAAAGATGAATCAGTTCAAGATTATTTTAAAAAACCGCTAAAAACTGGTTTTTCCTTTGTTTCTAGCATGAAGCGATCGCCGACAATTCCCGATCTTATTACCCTCTTTTTTAGCAGTCCGGTTCGCAATGCTAAGGGAGATATATTGGGTATATTGCGTGTTTCATATAATGCGACTGTTGTTCAGCAGTTAGTAACTCGACAAACCGAACGGGCTGGGGCAAAATCTTTTGCGATTCTTTTAGATGACAATAATATTTATCTGGCACATAGTACTGCACCAGAACTGCTTTTTAAATCAATTGTGCCTCTGCCCGATGATGTTGTAACTCAACTGCAATTGGAAGGTCGTTTGCCTAATTCTTCTCTCAAAGAATTGGCAACTAATGAGTCAAAACTTCAACAAGCATTGGATAATAAACAGTCGTATTTAATTGCATCCTTGGAAGCAACAGGCGATTGGGTTAATCTGATTGCGATCGCTCGTTTGCAATATAAACCTTGGTCTGTGTTGTTTGCGCGACCCCTTGCCGTTGCCCTAGCACCTGTAGAAAATCAAATTCGTAACACAATTTTTCTATTTGCATTTATTGCTGGAGTAGTGACAATCATTGCTTTTGTCATTGGACAATTGCTAACAAAGCCAATAATTCATCTTACCAATATAGTTTTCCAGTTTACCGCAGGTAACTTAGATATCCGCGCCAAAAATAAATCAAAAGACGAAATAGGTCAACTGGCAAAATCGTTTAACAACATGGCACTTCAGTTACAAACATCTTTGGAAACTTTGGAACAACGGGTACAAGAAAGAACAGCAGAGTTAGCCATTGCTAAAGAGAAAGCCGAAGTAGCAAATCAAGCTAAAAGTTTATTTATTGCGAATATGAGTCATGAATTGCGATCGCCACTCAATGCTGTTCTAGGTTTTTCTCAATTAATGTTACGTGCTAACAACTTACCTGCCGAGCATTATGAAAATGCCGGGATCATTTATCACAGTGGTGATTATTTACTAACCCTCATCAATAATATTCTCGATTTATCAAAAATAGAAGCGGGTCAAACTACTCTTAACCCTAGAGACTTTGACCTGTATCGCTTGCTAGATGACTTAGAAGATATGTTACATTTACAGGCAAGTAATCAAGGCTTAAATTTAATATTTCAACGTAGTAAAAATGTCCCATGTTATATTTGCACAGATGAGTTAAAACTCCGGCAAGTATTAATTAATTTAATTGGTAATGCCATTAAGTTTACTCAAAAAGGAACAGTTAGTTTAACAGTAAATAATATTAGTGAAGAAATCACAGATATTTTAACTATTGATTTTAAAGTCTGTGATACAGGAGTGGGGATAGCAGCCGCAGAATTACCCAAACTATTTAATGCTTTTTCTCAAGCACAAGCTGGAAAAGAATCCCAAGAAGGAACAGGTTTAGGTTTAGCAATTAGTCACAAGTTTATTCAGTTAATGGGAGGAGATATTTCTGTTGAAAGTAAATTAGGTGTAGGGACAACTTTTCAATTTTATATTCAAGCAAAATTAGGTCAACCAAGCAACAACAATACTTTAGAAGGATATCCAAAAGTATTAGAACTTGCACCAGGACAATCTATATATAAACTATTAATAGTAGATGATAAACCTATTAATCGCCAATTATTAATTAAACTTTTACAACCGTTAGGGTTTGAGATGAAAGAAGCTGGTAATGGCAAAGAAGCGATCGCTATTTGGAATGAATGGGAACCCCACCTGATTTGGATGGATATGCGAATGCCTGTCATGGACGGTTACGAAGCTACAAAATATATCAAGTCCACTACAAAGGGGAATGCTACAGCTATAATTGCTCTGACGGCAAGTGTTTTAGAAGAAGAAAAAGCGATCGTCCTTTCAGCCGGATGTGATGACTTTCTCCGCAAACCTTTTGCAGAACATACAATTTTTGACACACTAGCCAAACATCTTGGTGTTAAATATATATTTGCTGAAAATAATTATTCAAATTTGGAATATACAGAAAAAAATCCTTTAACATCAAACAATTTAATTTGTATGTCTCAAGAGTGGATTAATCAATTTCATGAAGCTGCTTTAGAAGCAAATACTAATCGGGTCATAGAATTAATTAGAGATATTCCCAAAACAGAAACATTTTTAATTCAATCTTTAACAAAACTTGCTCGTCAATTTGAATTTGAGGAATTGGTTGATTTAGCCGAACCCCTGAGAAGCAATGAATCTTGA
- a CDS encoding diguanylate cyclase, producing MNLDSDKENKGNILLVDDSPKNLHLLSDSLVKLGYTVRSVTSGRMALKTVKAKRPEIILLDIKMPEMDGYEVCRILKADEVLRTIPVIFISALDDVFDKVMAFESGGIDYITKPFQMEEVVARLENQLTIQRQQRLLEQENIKRRATEEILYQSRAMLASILNSSLDGIAAMQAVRNPVTGDIEDFRCLVMNPVIARAFGSKSEEMIGKLVLKKFLANLEPELFNHFVNLVETGEALKRDFYHPLGNSCWYHFVAVKLNDGFAITIRDITGRKEIELALQDANQKLEQLANLDGLTQVANRRCFDARLKAEWKRLAREQQPLSLIMFDVDKFKLYNDYYGHLAGDDCLMRIAQTVQKTIHRPADLVARYGGEEFLVLLPNTDLEGAIKVAQSIQQAIHALAIPHIQSDVKNIITVSLGITSRLPTWDIRPDTLIASADKALYHAKQNGRDRYCND from the coding sequence ATGAATCTTGATTCTGATAAAGAAAATAAAGGTAATATTCTCTTAGTAGACGACAGTCCCAAGAATTTACATTTATTAAGTGATTCTCTGGTCAAACTTGGCTACACTGTTCGCAGCGTCACAAGTGGGCGGATGGCACTAAAAACAGTTAAGGCGAAGCGGCCAGAGATCATTCTTTTAGATATCAAGATGCCAGAAATGGATGGCTATGAAGTGTGTAGAATTCTGAAAGCAGATGAAGTTCTACGCACCATTCCTGTTATTTTTATTAGTGCTTTAGATGATGTTTTCGATAAAGTGATGGCTTTTGAGTCAGGGGGCATAGACTACATCACCAAACCCTTTCAGATGGAAGAAGTTGTAGCGCGCCTAGAAAATCAGTTAACCATTCAACGCCAGCAAAGGCTTCTAGAACAAGAAAATATTAAGCGTAGGGCAACAGAAGAGATACTGTATCAGTCCAGGGCAATGCTAGCCAGTATTTTGAATAGTTCACTAGATGGTATTGCCGCTATGCAAGCTGTTCGCAACCCTGTAACTGGAGACATTGAGGATTTTCGTTGCTTAGTTATGAATCCTGTCATTGCTAGAGCCTTCGGAAGTAAATCTGAAGAGATGATTGGCAAATTAGTACTCAAAAAATTCTTAGCCAATCTAGAACCAGAACTCTTTAATCACTTCGTTAATCTTGTCGAAACGGGAGAAGCTTTAAAACGGGATTTTTACCATCCATTAGGTAATTCTTGCTGGTATCACTTTGTTGCAGTCAAACTAAATGATGGTTTTGCTATTACCATACGCGACATTACTGGACGTAAAGAAATTGAATTGGCTCTCCAAGATGCCAATCAGAAACTAGAACAACTGGCAAATTTAGATGGCTTGACTCAAGTGGCTAACCGTCGTTGCTTTGATGCACGACTGAAAGCAGAATGGAAACGCCTTGCACGAGAACAACAACCCCTGTCACTGATTATGTTTGACGTTGATAAATTCAAACTTTACAACGATTACTATGGGCATCTTGCAGGCGATGATTGTCTAATGAGGATAGCGCAAACAGTACAAAAGACAATTCATCGTCCTGCCGATTTAGTGGCGCGTTACGGTGGAGAAGAATTTTTGGTACTCTTGCCTAATACTGACTTAGAGGGAGCGATTAAAGTTGCGCAAAGTATCCAGCAAGCAATTCATGCTCTGGCTATTCCCCATATACAGTCTGATGTCAAGAATATCATCACCGTTAGTTTAGGAATTACCTCTCGCCTACCCACTTGGGACA